TCGGTGGGGTGGTGCGTTTGTATCAGCTCACCCGCACCGAGGACCACACGATCCGAGAGGCGGCGTACCCGCTCAGAGCGCTCGCAATCTGAGGTACTTGCGCCGCATCGACACGACCGCGTAGACGGCGTTCACACCGAACAGCAACGCGTACACCGGCACGAAGACCAGGGGCGCGCCCCAGAGCGCGAAGCTCCAGCAGAGGGTGCCCGTGTCGGTCGGGATCAGCGCCAGCGACTTCGGCACGCCCGACGCTTCAGGGGCCTCTCCCCCGCGCTGCCGAACGAGCTGCTCGGCGAGGATCTGGCTCATGAACTGCCCCGCCGACACCACGGCGTAGGCGAGGGCGATGGCCGCCACCCATGCCGTCTCGGGGCGGTGCAGAGTCCAGGCGACGGCGACCGCGACGTGGGTGAGGGGCGTGCGGATCGCGTCGACGACGTGATCCATCCACTCACCGGCCGGCCCGCCGGTGCCGGTGAGGCGCGCCAGTTGGCCGTCGGCGGAGTCGCACGCGAAGCCGAGCGCGAGCAGCACGGCCACGGCGATCCCGACCCCGATGCCGGGCTCGACCGCGACCAGCAGCACCAGCCCTGCCAGCGAGCAGAGCGCGCTGATCGCCGTGACCGCGTTCGGCGTGAGCCCGACCACGGCAGCGGCGGCGGCGATGCGCCTGCCGAGCCAGCGGTTCACCCAGCGCATATAGGCGGGCACGCCGGCGCCGCTCTTCTGGGCGTTCTGCAACGTGATGACGTTCTCGCGATATCCGCGGGTGCCGCGTTCGAGCATGGTGTCACTCCGTCTTGAGACCCGCGGGAGCGGGGGCGATCAGGATAGACCGCCCGCCGCTCCTGGGGGAGAAGCCTTCCGCAGCCGGGGGGACGGCTGGGGAAGATGCGGAAAGCTTCTCTGCGTCCTCGGGCGACTGGGGGACCCGAGGAGTCTGGGTGGTGCCGTCCTGGGCCTGGGCCTGGTCGGCTGGATCGGCGGAGCCTTCAGGATCGGTCGACCCCTCGGCATCGGCTGAGCCTGTCGGATCGGCGGAGCCCTCGGGATCGGCCGAACCCGCGGAATCAGCCGAAGCCTCGGAATCAGCCGAAGCCTCGGGATCCGCGGAGCCGGCTGGATCAGCCGATCCCGATCCGCCGTCGGCCGCTCCATCCGCCTCGCCGGTTCCGCCGTCGGGATCCTCGGCCGGGGGCTCCGCGGCGGCCGCGGGCGGCGCCGCCGGAGCCGCCGCCGCGGACGCCCTGAGCGGCGTCGCGCTCACCGTTCCGACCGCCCGAAGCTCGAAGCTGTGGCTCGGAGTGGCGCGGTAGCCCGAGTGCACCGACACCGCGATCACGTTCGTACCGGTGACGAGCAGCTCGCCGGGCACCGTGATCGTGACGGGGTTCGCGAGAGCGGTGGCGGCGTTGGGGGAGCTCGTCGCGTAGCTGCCGATCCCGGCCGGGTTCGCCGACACGTTCTTGCGCCCCACCTCGGTGCCGTTGACGTAGACCACGATGCCGTCGTCGGCCCGCGTGGTGATCTCCATCGAGGCGACACGGGTCGCGTCGGCGACCTCGAACGCCTTGCGGTAGAAGGAGGCGATGGGCTTCGGATCCGGCGCCGTCAGCGGCGTCGCGAGGCCAGTGTGCCCCCAGCCGAACGGAGCCGCACCCGTCGACCAGCCCGCCGTGTCGTAGCCGACCCCGGTCCAGGAGCCGATGGGCCCGGCCGGCCCGGTCGGGTTGAACAGGTAGGCCCAGGTCTCGCCGGTGCCCACGAGCGTGACGGTCTCGGGCTGCTGCTCGGCGAGCACTGCCGCCGTCGAGGCCGACTTGTTGCCCGCGGCGTCGACCGCGCGCACGAAGTACTTCGCCGCGGCGTCTGCGGGCGGCAGCTTCGCCGTCGTGCCGGTGACCGTCGCGACCACACGATCGTTGCGCAGCACCTCGTAGCCGGTGACGGCGGTGTTGTCACTCGCGGCCTGCCAGCTGAGCGAGACGGCCGTGGCATCGCTCTTCGCCGACAGGCCCGCCGGCGTTGCGGGCGCGGTGACGTCGCGCTGCCCCTGCCTCGTGAACCCGCTGGTCCACTGCCGCACGTAGCCGGCCCGCGTCGAGTACGACCAGTCGCCGCCCTGCCAGAGCGTGCCGTTCGAGTCGACCATCAGCGCCCATGATCCCGCGCCCCGGTGCGTGCTGAAGGCTCCGTTGAACTCCGTGACCCGCTGCCCGGTGGTCGCGCTCCACGCGCCGGTGCCGAAGATCGCGTCGGCCGAGGTCCACCCGGTGCCGATCTCGGGCCACTTCGTCTCGCCCTCGTACTGCGTCTCGAAGCAGTGGCACCCGCCGTAGACGACGCCGTTGTAGTCGTCGATGGCCTGGAAGTCGCCGCCGGCGTTGCCGACCGTCGTGCTCATCACCGAGAAGTCGTCGCGCGAGTAGCTGAAGAGCGAGTGCTCAGACCCGCCGAGCCACACCCGGTCGCCGACCTCCTTCACCGCCTGCTGGTAGCCGGTGCGGCCACCGCTGCGGTTCGAGAAGAGCACGTTCCAGGTGAACAGGTCGGTGTTCTGCGTCGAGAGCGCGGCGCCCTTGTCGGCCACACGCCCGCGCGAGGTGCTGAAGTAACCCGCGAAGTAGGCCCGGTCGCCCCGCTCGGAGGCGTCGACCGACATGACGGTGCCGTTGAACTCGGGGTTCCAGGTATCCGGGGTGCCGTCGGTCACGGAGAGCCGGCCCGCGGCCCGCATGTAGCGCTCCTGCGTGGTGGATCCGCCGGTGCCGTGGGTGAAGGAGCCGCCGACATACAGCCAGCCGTCCTGCACGTCGAGGGTGCGCACGAGCGGGAAGCCGCCGCTCAGGTAGTTGATGAGGCGGCCGGTGAACTGCGGATCGAGCTCGCCGGTGGTGCCGTCGATCACGGCGAGGCCGTTGCGAGGCTCGCCGTTCACCTCGGTGAAGAAGCCGCCGACCGCGATGCGGTTGCCGGGCAGCGCGGCGAGGGCGCGGATCGCGTTGTTGAATGTGGGCCGGAAGGCGGGGTCCCACTCCCCCGTGTCGCGATTGAACGCCGCGAGGTACGACTGCTGCTCCGCGCCGGCACCGGCCGCGGTCTTCTGCACCGTCGTGAAGTTGCCGCCCACGTACACCTTGCCGTTGTCCTCGGTGAACGCGGCCACCTCGTTGTTGCCCTCGATCGAGCTGGGGCCGTTGCCGAGCCCGGTCACGCTCCAGGGCTGCGGCAGCGCGAAGCTGTCGGCCACCGCGGTCGTGGTGACCGCGGGAGTGCCGGAATCGGGGATCGGCTTGAACACCTCACCGCTCATGAGCTTCGGCCTGATGTAGACCTGCGTGAAGGGCCTCGCGTACCCCGTCGAGGTGTCCTTCGACCAGAGGTAGCTCGTGGAAGCGGGGTTGCCGCGGATCTGCGACCCGAACCCGAAGCCCATCTTCCAGCCCTCGGTGCTGCCGGTCACGGTGCGCACTCGGTTGTACGAGCTGTCGCTGCCGAAGTCGCGCGTCTCGCCGCCGGTGCGGGTGCTGCCGTTGCCGAACTTGTACGCGGCGACGCGCTGCTTGTTGTTGAACTGCCACGTCCAGTCGGCGCGCGGACTCGCCAACGTGAAGGTCATGTCCTGCCAGGTGGTGCCCTGCTGGTTCGTGGCACGCACGAGACGGATGCCGTCGGGCAGATCCTTGATGGGGGCGCCGTTCGCGAGCTGGCCGATGAGCGTCGACGAAAGCTGCCGCGGTTGGAACGCCTCCGGGCCGGTCACGGCGCTGCGCACCTGCTCAGGAGTGCCCGATCCCGCATTCGCGATGCCCCAGCCGTCACGGCCGCGACCGACGAGCACCCACCCGCCGCCAGCCCGCTCCTGATCGCAGTAGAACTGCTGGGCGCCGCCCATGGCCGAGGTCGCGATCCAGTACACGCCGCTCGGCGCGTTCGGGGTGACCTGCTTGATCTCCCAGCAGGACGCGGCAGCGGTCGCCTCGCTCAGCCCGTCGACGGGCGCCGGGCCCGCGGCGGCGGCCGGCATCGGGGCCGCGAGGGGGCCGGCGGCGAGCGCCGCGACGAGCGCGAGGCCCGCGGCGATCCTCCCCGTCATCCTGCGCGCAGAATGACGGGGGAACCGCGCAGAACGGCGAAGTAACGGCGTACGATTCTCGAACATCTTCGTTTCTCTTTCGGTGGGACGGCTCAGCAGGCCGGATCGTCGGGGAAGTCATGGCCCGTCACGCGCCAGACGTCATCGTCTCCGCGGGTGAGGGTGAAGCGGTGCAGCGCGCGGTTCGTGCTCGCCGCCTCGGCGGCGATGGGTTCGCCCTCGGAATCGAGCACGCGCACCTGCGTCGCGTCGACGCAGCTGAGGGCGACGGCGCTGCGTTCGTCGTCGGCGACCTCGACGGTGGTCTTCTCGATCTTCGGGGCGCCCGAGATGCTCCAGCCGTTGACGACGAGTTCCTGCCACTGGGCCTCGAGCTCGGCGGCGTAGGCGTCGGCGGCGAACCCCTCGATCTGCTCGGCGAGCGCTCCGTCGTCCTCGCTCTCGGTGAGCGTCGTGCTGAGGGCGGCCGTGATGATGTCGCTCGCCGTGTCGTCGGTGATTGGGCCCGCACCCTCCGGGACGCCCGCAGTTTCAGGGGAGTTCGGCGCCTCGGAGGGTGCGGGGGTTTCGGTGGGCGACGGCTTCGCGTCACCCTGGTTCTGGGCCGCCTCGCTCGATGGGGAGGCGGGTCGGCCGGGCTGCGTCGCTCCGGCCGTTCCCAGCCAGATGCCGCCGCCGGCGAGGGCGAGCACCGCCGCGATGATCGCGGGCGGCAGCCACCTCCTGCGCGGGGGCCCGGCCGGGCCTGCTGATTCGCTGTTCATGATGTCCCTGATTTCTGCGTTGGTGCCGGGCTGCGACCCGGCGGTGTGTGTCGGTGCCGAGCCGTGCGGCCCGACGGTGTGACCGGAGCTGTGTCACTCCGGTGGTCTGAGGGTGGTCAGTCTGAGGCGCGCGCGGCTCACGCGGCACCAGACCGCGAAGGCCATGACGCCGACGGCGGCCGCGACGCCGAGACCGGCGAGGGTGGGCCCGAGCACGAGCCGTGCGAGCAGGGCGGGGATCCCCACCGAGATCAGGCAGACGGCGAAGGCGTAGAGGCCGGCGTTCGGTGCGAGGCGCAACCGCAGCACGAAGCGGATCTCGCACCACGCGAGCAGCGCGTCGATCACGCACGCGATCGTCCAGGCCCACGCGGCCCCCACGATGCCCCACGAGGCGACGAGCGGGGGGATCAGCGCGACGTTGACCGCGACGACGATCGTCTTGTTGACGGCGGCGAGGCCGCTGCGGCCGGCGGTGAGCAGGATCGTCTGCACGTTCCCGGCGAGGAAGGCGACGAGCGCCCCGAGGCACATGACCGCCAGCGTGGAGGCCCCCGCCGCGAAGTCGGGCCCGAGCACCGAGAGCGCGACGGGGGCGAAGATCGCGAGCAGCAGGAAGACCGGGGCGCTGAAGAGCACGAGCCACCCGGTGGCCGTGCGGTGCAGCTCGCGCACCTCGTGCTCGTCGCCGCGGTTCTGCATCCGGCTGAACAGCGGGGCGAAGACGACGCGGATCGCGGAGTCGACGATCATGCCCGCCGCCACGAAGCGGCTCGCCGCACCGTACACGCCCGCCGCGGCGGGGCCGGCGACGGCGCCGACGACGAGCACCGAGACCCACAGCAGCATCTGCTCGAGCGCCGCCGACACGACCCTGGGCCCGGCGAAGCCGAGGGTTCTGGTCGGCAGCTCGGTGGCGAAGAATCGGGCGTGTGCCTCGCCGCCGATCCCGCGCATCTGCCGCGAGACCACGACGAGCGCGAGCGCGAGCGCCGCCGCGACGGGCAGCGCCCAGGCCAGCACCACGCCGCTCAGGGTCAGCCCGAGCAGTGCGGCCGCGGCCACGGCCAGCAGCCGCACGGCGGGCAGCCCGACGCTGCCGATCAGCACGTACTCCGAGATCCTGCCGAGCGCCCGGCTCACCGCGAGAGCGGTGAGCAGCATGGCCGCGAACGGCAGGAACAGCGCGCTGATCCTCACCGCCGCGGGCAGCGGGTCTGCGGGATCCGCATCGGCTGCGATCCCCGCGCCGACCGCGACCACCACCGCGCACACCGTGCCCGCCACCCCGGAGACCGCGATGAGGAACCAGGCGGTGGCGCGCACCTGCTGCGGCCGATCGTCCACGAGACGGGGCAGCAGCCACACGGCCGTCGAATCCATGCCGAAGCGCGC
This DNA window, taken from Leucobacter tenebrionis, encodes the following:
- a CDS encoding lipopolysaccharide biosynthesis protein, whose translation is MTAVAAPVREQSALGRRSVLSFAGSATSALLGFLLVVVLARSLGDADSGIVLQAIAVFMIALGFARFGMDSTAVWLLPRLVDDRPQQVRATAWFLIAVSGVAGTVCAVVVAVGAGIAADADPADPLPAAVRISALFLPFAAMLLTALAVSRALGRISEYVLIGSVGLPAVRLLAVAAAALLGLTLSGVVLAWALPVAAALALALVVVSRQMRGIGGEAHARFFATELPTRTLGFAGPRVVSAALEQMLLWVSVLVVGAVAGPAAAGVYGAASRFVAAGMIVDSAIRVVFAPLFSRMQNRGDEHEVRELHRTATGWLVLFSAPVFLLLAIFAPVALSVLGPDFAAGASTLAVMCLGALVAFLAGNVQTILLTAGRSGLAAVNKTIVVAVNVALIPPLVASWGIVGAAWAWTIACVIDALLAWCEIRFVLRLRLAPNAGLYAFAVCLISVGIPALLARLVLGPTLAGLGVAAAVGVMAFAVWCRVSRARLRLTTLRPPE
- a CDS encoding CDP-alcohol phosphatidyltransferase family protein, with amino-acid sequence MLERGTRGYRENVITLQNAQKSGAGVPAYMRWVNRWLGRRIAAAAAVVGLTPNAVTAISALCSLAGLVLLVAVEPGIGVGIAVAVLLALGFACDSADGQLARLTGTGGPAGEWMDHVVDAIRTPLTHVAVAVAWTLHRPETAWVAAIALAYAVVSAGQFMSQILAEQLVRQRGGEAPEASGVPKSLALIPTDTGTLCWSFALWGAPLVFVPVYALLFGVNAVYAVVSMRRKYLRLRAL
- a CDS encoding fibrinogen-like YCDxxxxGGGW domain-containing protein, translating into MTGRIAAGLALVAALAAGPLAAPMPAAAAGPAPVDGLSEATAAASCWEIKQVTPNAPSGVYWIATSAMGGAQQFYCDQERAGGGWVLVGRGRDGWGIANAGSGTPEQVRSAVTGPEAFQPRQLSSTLIGQLANGAPIKDLPDGIRLVRATNQQGTTWQDMTFTLASPRADWTWQFNNKQRVAAYKFGNGSTRTGGETRDFGSDSSYNRVRTVTGSTEGWKMGFGFGSQIRGNPASTSYLWSKDTSTGYARPFTQVYIRPKLMSGEVFKPIPDSGTPAVTTTAVADSFALPQPWSVTGLGNGPSSIEGNNEVAAFTEDNGKVYVGGNFTTVQKTAAGAGAEQQSYLAAFNRDTGEWDPAFRPTFNNAIRALAALPGNRIAVGGFFTEVNGEPRNGLAVIDGTTGELDPQFTGRLINYLSGGFPLVRTLDVQDGWLYVGGSFTHGTGGSTTQERYMRAAGRLSVTDGTPDTWNPEFNGTVMSVDASERGDRAYFAGYFSTSRGRVADKGAALSTQNTDLFTWNVLFSNRSGGRTGYQQAVKEVGDRVWLGGSEHSLFSYSRDDFSVMSTTVGNAGGDFQAIDDYNGVVYGGCHCFETQYEGETKWPEIGTGWTSADAIFGTGAWSATTGQRVTEFNGAFSTHRGAGSWALMVDSNGTLWQGGDWSYSTRAGYVRQWTSGFTRQGQRDVTAPATPAGLSAKSDATAVSLSWQAASDNTAVTGYEVLRNDRVVATVTGTTAKLPPADAAAKYFVRAVDAAGNKSASTAAVLAEQQPETVTLVGTGETWAYLFNPTGPAGPIGSWTGVGYDTAGWSTGAAPFGWGHTGLATPLTAPDPKPIASFYRKAFEVADATRVASMEITTRADDGIVVYVNGTEVGRKNVSANPAGIGSYATSSPNAATALANPVTITVPGELLVTGTNVIAVSVHSGYRATPSHSFELRAVGTVSATPLRASAAAAPAAPPAAAAEPPAEDPDGGTGEADGAADGGSGSADPAGSADPEASADSEASADSAGSADPEGSADPTGSADAEGSTDPEGSADPADQAQAQDGTTQTPRVPQSPEDAEKLSASSPAVPPAAEGFSPRSGGRSILIAPAPAGLKTE